GAAAGAGGTTCGAAATACCTGAAATTAAGTTTATTAAGGAAGATATCAAATCGCAATTCTCTCTAAAAGACAAAAGAGTTTTAGGAGAACTTAAGGAGAGCGTGATACTATCGAGGATAGTTGAGGATTACGTATGCGATAAAATAAATACCTACGATGATCCTTTTAAGGTTGAGAGTCTTCACGAAATTACGGAGCTTTTCGAAAGGTTTTACAGCATTTCGAAATCCCTAATAATTAACGAGCTTAACAATATTACAAATAAGAAAAAGAGCGGAATGGTTTATGAAATATTAGAACAACCAAGAGAAGATTGTAATAGTATGATGAAAAGTATAGATCAGACTAGAAGGAACTTTATAGCTCATGGAGGGTTTTTAAAGGAGTTCACATATTACGATCATAAAATGAACAGAATATACTATAAGATTAATGATGAGTGCTATGGAAATGTTTTAAATAAAATATTAGGCTTTAATATCTACGGGCTGATAGAAAGAGGATAAAAAGCCCCACACTCACTAACCTACCAAATAACATTACCTTCCTCTTCTCTATACTCCCCTCCTATTACTATCCTCTGCTTAAATAGGGTATCTGTTACGGGCAATATTAATATCATAAACCTATCCCCGGGCTTACTCTTTCTATAAATTAGCCTTAAACCAGCCTCCACATCCTTAAGCCTTGAGGAATTTAACTCCCCAACGAAAACACTTAACTGAACTCTTCTCATTCCCTTTTTCTTTAAAAAATCTGCAACTTTATTCCTTAACTCGTTATCAGTTATATCGTAAAATACAACGTATAACATTCACTTCGCCATATAAGGCTTATATTCCTCATCATGAAGTATAGCGTTAGCCAACCTCCTAGCCTGAGTATATATTTCCTCCTCCTCAAATACCATGTTAGTATATATAACCTTAATGTCCTTCACGTCTTCAGGCTTCTGTCTAGCAATCCCTATTAACTTCCTATCTACAAACGGAGAGCGGAACTCCTCCATTAAGTCTAGAACCAACGAAGGTCTTCCAGCCCTATACTTATGTAAAAAACCTAAATATGGGTTCAATCCAACAGAAATTACCGCCCCCCATACGGACTTCCTTAACATCCCGTAACCTATATTTAAAGCTACGTTAAATGGGTCCTTTGCCTCACCTCTCTTTTTCCTACCCTTAAATCCCAACTCCTTAGGTATTAATTGCCTCACGCCACTCCAATACCACTTAGCTCCTTCAGCCTCCTTCTGCATAACCCCTTCTACAGTGTTTTCAACTAATACCTCTCTTTCAAGCTGTAATAATTTATCTGAATTTAAATTAATGTTATATTTCTTCTCGTAATATCTTAACGTAACCCATTGATTATGAAGCTTACCGTATATGAATTCCCTAGCGAAATTAACCCTCCTGCTTTTCCACGCCCTTATCTGCCTTAACCATAACTTAAAAGAACCGGCGTAAGATGCGGGTATTATCTTAGCAATAGGCTCATTACCCTTAAAGAACACTATCTCTATGCCGTACTGATTAGCCAAATTTATGACCTCTGAAGATATTGAGGAATTAGCCAGAATTATAATTGAGGATATTTCAGCTGGAGATAAAGACCATTTAACCTCATCCTTTACCACACAAGTT
The genomic region above belongs to Saccharolobus caldissimus and contains:
- the cas2 gene encoding CRISPR-associated endonuclease Cas2, coding for MLYVVFYDITDNELRNKVADFLKKKGMRRVQLSVFVGELNSSRLKDVEAGLRLIYRKSKPGDRFMILILPVTDTLFKQRIVIGGEYREEEGNVIW
- the cas1 gene encoding CRISPR-associated endonuclease Cas1, with protein sequence MLDKKIVFVKDWGAYVRVSKGMITCVVKDEVKWSLSPAEISSIIILANSSISSEVINLANQYGIEIVFFKGNEPIAKIIPASYAGSFKLWLRQIRAWKSRRVNFAREFIYGKLHNQWVTLRYYEKKYNINLNSDKLLQLEREVLVENTVEGVMQKEAEGAKWYWSGVRQLIPKELGFKGRKKRGEAKDPFNVALNIGYGMLRKSVWGAVISVGLNPYLGFLHKYRAGRPSLVLDLMEEFRSPFVDRKLIGIARQKPEDVKDIKVIYTNMVFEEEEIYTQARRLANAILHDEEYKPYMAK